The genomic DNA AATATTAAGCAGTCTGTTATTGAAACCAATTGATGTTCAAGCTTACTATGTTTCTGAAATGATAGGTGATAGGTTTGTAAAGTTTTTCTTGGGTTGTATACCTTTGTCCATAATCATGCTAATTTTAAAAAAATATATTAGTATATCTTTAGATTTAAAGTCCATAATAATATTTATTATTGCAATTATAGGATCAGCGGCTCTATGGTTTCTATTGTCATGGATAATTGGCTGCTATGCATTCTGGGCACATAACCTGGTAAATATTTTATTTGTAAAGCATTTAATTATAACTATACTGTCAGGAGGATTTTTTCCGCTAGATTTGTTACCACATACAATAGTAAGGGTAATAGATTTTACACCTTTTCCATATCTAGCATTTTTTCCATTAAAAATAATTACTGGATCCGCTAGTCAAGATTATATAGTACATGGACTTATAGTCCAACTGATTTGGATAATATTATTTTTCATATTAGGGAGAGTAATTTGGAGAAAAGGGGTTAAAAATTATGTGGAAG from Bacillus cereus G9842 includes the following:
- a CDS encoding ABC transporter permease translates to MKKAIPINAYFKIAQTSWLRGIEYRFGVFYMILEAFLPTVAMFLMWKAIYANGDTVANYSLNQLITYFIGARIINYLIWYQVDWDLNEKINKGILSSLLLKPIDVQAYYVSEMIGDRFVKFFLGCIPLSIIMLILKKYISISLDLKSIIIFIIAIIGSAALWFLLSWIIGCYAFWAHNLVNILFVKHLIITILSGGFFPLDLLPHTIVRVIDFTPFPYLAFFPLKIITGSASQDYIVHGLIVQLIWIILFFILGRVIWRKGVKNYVEVGG